From a region of the Candidatus Jettenia caeni genome:
- a CDS encoding glycosyltransferase produces MTSDICVVIPAYNASATIKDVVRGALKYVSRVIVADDGSTDDTAGAASEAGAEVLVIEKNKGKGNALKLLFQKAIEEGYRSVISMDADGQHDPEDIPQFIAIYTRHPDDIIVGSRMHEKEKIPRARYNSMCIARFYISLVANQFLEDTQCGFRLYPLLIIKRLRLMTEGYVTETELLIKAGDMGIHIRFVKVKTIYSEHGSHFKPITDITSITAYIISYAHIKWLIEGVTSNNQNTYSAKNYVRDRIGENRKIDVLFQILTAFTALPATIIFLAEYIILPLFIPHNFASIRKLGCGFSKVTIATQMLPFVLLFAILEKTIQAAGFQVNFVDRFIGRFYSNLWKGKK; encoded by the coding sequence TTGACTTCTGATATCTGTGTTGTAATTCCTGCATACAATGCATCTGCCACCATAAAGGATGTAGTTCGTGGTGCATTGAAATATGTTTCCCGGGTTATTGTTGCTGATGATGGTTCTACCGATGATACAGCAGGTGCTGCATCTGAAGCAGGGGCAGAAGTTCTGGTTATAGAAAAGAACAAAGGAAAAGGAAATGCCTTAAAATTGCTTTTTCAGAAGGCCATTGAAGAAGGATACCGCTCGGTAATATCTATGGATGCGGACGGACAACATGATCCTGAAGATATACCGCAGTTTATTGCGATATATACCAGGCATCCTGACGATATCATTGTAGGCTCAAGGATGCATGAAAAGGAAAAAATACCAAGGGCACGATACAATTCTATGTGTATAGCCCGATTTTATATTTCCCTCGTTGCTAACCAATTTCTGGAAGATACACAGTGTGGCTTCAGGTTGTACCCGTTATTAATTATAAAAAGATTGCGATTAATGACAGAAGGGTATGTTACCGAGACGGAATTGCTTATAAAAGCAGGGGATATGGGAATACATATCAGATTTGTGAAGGTTAAAACAATCTATAGCGAACATGGTAGTCATTTTAAACCCATAACAGATATTACCAGCATAACAGCATATATTATTTCCTATGCTCATATCAAATGGCTTATAGAAGGAGTAACCTCAAATAATCAGAACACATATTCGGCAAAAAATTATGTAAGAGACAGGATAGGAGAAAACAGGAAAATAGACGTTCTCTTTCAGATTTTGACCGCATTTACAGCGCTTCCTGCAACTATTATCTTTCTGGCAGAGTATATCATTTTACCACTGTTTATTCCTCATAATTTTGCATCTATCCGTAAACTTGGCTGTGGCTTCTCAAAGGTCACCATTGCAACGCAAATGTTACCTTTTGTACTTCTCTTTGCCATACTGGAAAAGACAATACAAGCGGCAGGTTTTCAGGTTAACTTCGTTGATAGATTTATAGGAAGATTTTATTCAAATCTATGGAAAGGCAAGAAATAG